From the genome of Setaria viridis chromosome 1, Setaria_viridis_v4.0, whole genome shotgun sequence:
GTGACAGAAACCGTGCATGGCCATCAACTACCTTACGTCGTAGTTGCTTCATGTTTACATTTCACTAGTAAACTGTTTATTAGTCCACAAGTGCTAGCAGCTTCGGGTAGTTCTTTGCATCGCACGGGACTAGAGCGTCGACCCCTCGTTGAtgtgcgcggccgccgccagcgcgtcGGCGACCTCGCCcatcccgccgcctcccctccccgcgcTGCTCCCCGTGGCCGCGGCGACCTTCTCGGCGTCCACCCACGTGGCCGCCCTGTTGCTTCCCGCCGGCATCACGGACGCGGCGTCGCCCAGCACGTCCCTGAGCGTCACCACCttccccacctcgccgccgtcgcgcgcatcggcggcagcggcttcgCGTTCGTTCGCCTCCGCGGCCCggtgcgccgcggcggcgacgccgccggggacgacgcGGCCCAGCCCCGTCACGCTCTTCTCCGTGGCCTGTATCGCCGAAGCGTCGGCGCGGTCCACCGGCCTGGCTCCGGCCGGGCtcagcgccaccgcctgcaGAGCCTGCCCGACCGTAACCGTctccgtggccgccggcgactcGTCCCTGCTGGCGCCGTcgttgacgccgccgccggggcggctAGGCTGGGCATGTCTCATGCTGCTGTGCCGATCAGTGTGTGGCACGATAGCTACCTGATGAGCGCGGCTACAACGACGCGAGGACTGAAGAGAAGTTAATTAGAGCACGAAcacatgcatgtgcatgtaTACACCGTTCCTTCTGATGGTCGGCGTCACATCACACCGCGGACGCGGAGTGCCTCCCACCACGGGTCCACGACACGTCTAGGATCGGACGAACCAAAGAGTGAGTGAAGCGGCAAGATTTGGCACCCTGCAGCTCTGCTTGACACGGCAGGCTAGTCTGCAATGACACCTGTACATATGGTCGCCGCATGCTCGCTGCAGGACGCGAGGCGAGGATGGAATACAATTTCTCTTGCGCTAAAACATACGGGTAACCTAAGGATTGATGACGGTCGGCAATGGCACGCGTAGCCAGCGAGCCGATTGATGACGACGCAACATGCAATCCTGGCGCCTACCTACCTTGCAAAACCAACCCATCTCGGCTTTCCGAATCCATTCTCACCGGCGACGAGCTACTCGACGATCACGCACAAGGAGCGCCTATATGGGTTCCCGTGACAGTCTGAATGGCGACCTTCCAGCAATGAAGCAGCGAGAGACAAGACTTTTTCCACCACCCTCAAGGTAATGCGTCAACTATTCGCCAACTCTTCCGCGCATGTTGAACCGTAGAGTTCGCGTGTGTGCCCCCAGGATATGTAGGAGTCCAATTACGTTGGCACTTGAGTTTTATTAGCTGCATAAGTGGATGTGAGATTGTGAGGTTGAACCACGGTtagcaagtactccctccgtttcaaattataggtcattttgattttttctaagctaaaacgatctataatttggaacggatggagtagtagacaAACATCCTTATTTAGTAAAGCTCTCGTTTACCCTAAATAAGATAAGAATATATATGAACTTTGGAGAGGAAGTTTAGATAATATTACCGTATCTCGGTAGATGAAGATGAGGCAAGGGGTCCTTTTTCAttgtatacacacacacacaatagccTTTGATGAATAAAATTGGGATTGCAGCTGTTGGACAACATTAGGTTCTTGTGCtcttttaccttttctatttcATAACAGGTCAAGCAACCAAgccataaaaaaaatctaaaagtTGACATCTATTTCATAACAAAAACATATAATAAAAATAGGGATTGCTATATCACATTCGAGTGTTTTTACTCCTCCCCACACTCAAATTTAGCTATTGAAGGATTCATGGCACAATAGCCTTTTTGACCTCCAACAACACTTCTTCTTCAACTCCGGCGAGTTAGGGTTAACACTTCTTCAACTCCGGCGAGTTAGGGTTCGGGGTTGGGTTTGGGGTGGGGTTACCTGTGGCCATCGGTTGTAGAGGGAGCTCCGGGGTGCTCACTGGCCGGTGGTGACGGCGGTCGAGATGACGATGGAGCGGAGGCGGTGGGGTGCTGCCGGAGTCGGGTGGCGGTTGACCCCCAgttgggcggtggcggtgggcagcggcggaggtggcgttGCACCACCTATTGGgcatagatccctagtacccgcaaggaaggaagaagtaatcctactaggactcctaccttgtaatcctactagtaatcccgccccctgaagtatataaaggagggcaggggtttCTAGATTGGTAGGctaagacctcatagaaccaccaAGAGgccaaacaacacccaaacgcagggcgcaatatacaacaccccaaacaggacgtagggtattacgctattctgGTGGCCATCCACGTCTTTTGTTCTCGCTTTTACCTTTAAGTTTTAGGTtcggcgatcccccaccgacCGATCTACTACCTCGAGATGCTATCGGCGGCGGGGGATCACGGATGGActttgaggaagaagatggccaaggTAGAAGAACCAACGTCGGGTGCGTAAGACGATTTAGTGCTGGGTTGTGGTGGAGGGCAGCGGGGATGCCGCCGGAGCCAGGAGGGGAGGTTGCGTCATTTTTAGCGAGGAGATGAGGAAGGTGATGAgaaagataaggtggagagagaaaaTTGAATCGCAACTGTTGATCTGAGATCGTGCGGATGAAAAATGTAGCCTAAAAAATAGAGAGTTGACAGGAGGGCACCGTTGCTGGTTAGCTCTTGGATACAGAGGTGCTGATGACACTCGCTGGACAAGCCTTCAGTTTGGGACTAAAATACGTTGTGCCGCCCAGAAAGTATACATACGTATGTTACGCCTACCTGTATACATGACCCGTGTGTGGGCTCTTTCATGTAGGCCGAAAGTCCatccatgcatcatgcatgcgcGGAAAGACGGCCCATGGCTGTTCTATGATGCATGTAAGTGATATAACAGATCGATGCCTCGGCCCAGGGCAGTAGCATCCTCCCCTGTCCCCTCCAGCGCCTCGGAGATCGATGCCACCCTCGCCGGAGTTTGGCAATGCAAATTTCTCGTGGGAAAAAAATGGAAGCAGTCGACAGGCCAGGAGGAGGTGCTCTCTTCTTTTGGTTCCTTCAGGATTGCAGGTACCCGGGCCCTCGGCGCAGGAGTCGCCAAAGGATTCTCACCACGACCCACATGGCAGTGACACAAAATGAACCCATGTGTCATCGACTCATCGTGCAAGGGTTGTGTTCTTGGAGCGCTCGTGTCAGAATCTGAAagccccttcccttccctagAAACGGAAGGCgaacggcgagcggcggcgtggcaATGTGGCGCTCGGGCGGGGCCACATCTCGCGACAAGGCGGCTGTCGATCCGGTGAGCCAAAAGCCTGGTGGAGGAGGGACCCCGCCGTCCAGttccgctgcggcggcggaggccggcttCGTCTGTTTCGGCGGGCGCAGGCGACGCGATACGGAGGGTCGAGTCACGCGGCGGCATCGAGCGTCTCGATCTGGAGTGGGCGGGGAGGATGAGGAGACGTTCCTCGTGCACCTCTCACCTCTCAGCTCTCGGGGAGGCTCCATTTTAGGTAATTAAGTCTGCTGCTGTCGGTGAGGCAAGATTATCAAATCACCTGTTGATATTACAATTCATGCATTCGCATTTTCAGCATGTTTTTTCATCTTCGATCAATGGACTTTACTAGTTTACGATGTTTCCAGCTCTTTTAGCAGGATTTTAGATTTGCTTTCTAAGAATTAACACATGGCAAACCTCCTTGCAAAAAACGACACCCTGGCCTCAGCTGTGACTTATGTGCAATTTAAACAATATGAGGGGAGAATATCATTGAGCTGTAATATGGTAAAAATTGCTGCCAGCTAGAAATGTGAGTGCGAACGTTACCAACAACTTATTGGGCAGGTGCTATTACTCGCACATAGTATTATGGTATGGAGTTATGAACAATAAGAAAAAAAGGCCATATATGCTGCCCGCTTGTTGTCCACACGTAATGACAGAGGTATGGCATGTAACATATGTGCCGCCAGTTTGTTGTCCGCAGGTAATGACAGGCATGACATGTAAAATACAGATAAGCCTTATACTTATCCTTTGAATGATCCATGGCTGAAGCTGAATACAGTGGGTGAGATTCAGATTGCGGGGCACCCTTTTGCAATATTTGGGGGTTCTAGTTTTCTTTACAGCTAATACGGTGTGCACAGCTCATTGAAGTGGAAATCAACCACGACAAATAGCAGTCCGGGTTGATAGTGTCCATAGGTCATTTTGGATTCCAGTGAGCAAACATGTGAAGTTTTTCTAGTGTTCGTTTCGTGCACGGCATCTATTGCTACAGCTGTATAAACCCCATCGCGCATTAGTGCTGCATTTCGTAATTGTAGAAGAAATTTAGGATTGTTGATTGTGTTTTCTCACTCCAACAAAGTCAATAGTTGAATCTCTTCTCCTTAATATGTTAGATCCACAAAAAGCACATGGCTAACCTCCTTACAATAATCCGGCTCAGCTGTAATTTGTGAGCATATTAAACGACGGTACAAGGGGAGAATCATTTTGCTGTAGTTTGCTTAACAGATAGACACATGGTCCTAAATGCATTGAGTATATGAGCCGACCAAGAAGCGTAGTTTGAGCCATCGCAAGCGAGTGGCTCACAAGATACCTCACATGTTGTCGACATCTTTTCTCACGGCGGTTAAGTTTGAATGTGAGTCCAAGCTTTGATGCCAATTGAAAGGACCGAGATGTCACCTAAGGGGGTGAATAGGCAAGTTGACCAATTTGTGAAACTTCAACCCACTCAGCAGCACTGCCCAGGCCAAACCAGTCAAACCGGTTCACCAGACCGATCATCAGACCGGTCCAGGCAGGGTGACGCACCAAGTGTTGCTCGAGTCCCTCCTTAACTTCTAGCACCAACCAAACTTGGAGAGTGGCTTCTGTAGATAATTTCCAACAGGGCAAAGTAGTCCCTGCATACAATacaagcacacccaagtagatcgaagcggaagcacaagtaaattgctagaaatcaacaagtgaaGCACACAAAATAAAGACACCAGAATTTGTTTATCCGAAATTCAGATTCACTGCAATGAATCCTACGTCTCCGTTCAGGTgcctattggaatacgagtctatttCAACTTCCTTCCAACAAGCCGAGTCTCTTCCAACCACTTTCCTCATCTCCATtagatgatctttttccttgcggaggtaagatcgcagccctcacaaacttgccgctgctcaccacaccttgggagctagccggTGACGCCTAGCCGTTTtggaggcacacctccaagagtaacaaatgcttcaaaggcTTTCTCGATGCGAACCACAAatgctcaagctatggattgctcttttGAGCTCACTAATGCTCACGcaagatcactctctcaacCAACTCAAAGATTTCTTAAGAAACACtcaagtctcacaaagagaggttgggAAGAGCTTTTCAGGTCACTAGATGATGTTAAAGGCGTGTGTAACCAGCAGCCCACCAAGGAGGGGGCCAAGGGGTATATATACTCTCACAAAtcagaaactagccgttggagctgatcaaaccggtcagactggttgctagatcggtcagaccggtctagtttgaaaactagccgttgccctTGGACCGGTCAAACCAGTCTGCCAAACCGGTCGTTGAGTTAGCCGTTAGCTCGCTGAACCcctagaccggtcagaccggtctaccAAACCGGTTTGGCTGAGTTAGCCCAAAAACTCTCAAACACTTACTCTCGATCCACCCACTGGTTGAACTGACCATCGTTAGCTGAGCTGGGACAGTTAGCATACTCGAGGGTTTTCTTAAGGCTAtctcacataggtcaactaagagcactttTTGGTGTTatcaattagctaatgttgcatccctcttgatagtacggtaTACCTATAcccaagaataaatataaacactatatcatccacttgagcttgtaaGTCTTCATCTATCCCGTACTTTGATTAATTATCACTTGAGTTAGTCACTTGAGGGCTCTCAACAtagctatcatcttgagcacatccatcttgagCTAGTAACTTAGGATTTTCCCTTGCTCATGATAAGATATATTTGAATCCTTAAGCCACTCCATTTCATCAATCACAATAGactagatgcattgcattgcttccctcggtaaggattagatatgatacttcgaaaccccctggatactagccacttcaccttagcaaaatgtACATAGTCCAAGCCATCGCTTGACCAAAGCTTGTTTAGTTCCTCGCTTTAGTACctcgcttgatttcttcacctattcttaccactttgagtttagctttacttttgacatcaacaatgaaatcctATTTGAAATCttcttcaaatgcttgttcttgattgataaacAATATCTCATGAATTGCAAACTTCCAATAATAAGACCAATATGTAACACATAAGCTCATGTCTTTTTATCATATgcacatgaagtcttgcaatatccatttatgaatatcactattcttttcttaatgATCTCTTTACTTGTCAATCAAACTATCACATGATTTGGTGATTTATAGGTCAATCATAAAAtatatccccaagttttacttcaccattgcttgtcattgatcataTAATTGCATCACGGGATCACATACTTGCTTGCTTTTTTTATTATGAGCCATATAATACATATTCAACTTATGAGATAAAATCACATTATATATATGAGAATAAAACCCTACTCTCaatcttaagcaaacaagttatttttttaattgtcattcaattcaccaaaaccctcttaggggcctagatgcactttcactCCTCGAGCCGCCTTCTTCGCTGGTAGGGATGGGGGAATGGGTCTTCGTCCTCCCCATGGTTCTTAGGGTCACCACCACCCCATGGCGACTGCTGCTACTACGGGTCGTCCCCTATCATCATCGACGAGTGTTGCTGTGAGGAGGGGGGCTTCGACTCCACTCCTCTCCCCTGGCCATCTTTTGGTCGTCGTGGTCACGACTGATCGTCTTTGGGTCGTCGTGATGGCGGTCGCTGGCCTGCGAATGTCCCCATCGTCATCACCGTGGATTGCTCATTGCCATCCCATCGATTTGGCTCTCATCCAGGCCTTGGTGGTCTGCTGcgtggagttggttttggggGCCTTAGCGAAAGATTTGCCCAGCATTTACTGGTACCGACAACAGTTGCGTTCCTTAACGTAGCTCACCTCACTGGGGGTGTTATTGTGGCCACCAAATCCATTTGGTTTTGCCAGGTGAAGACTTGGTCTGCTCCTCCATGGACAGACGGACGATGGCAGCGTTGGCGTTGCTTTCCCGTTGGAGGCATCATCTTACATGACATTCCTGCTCTACCTCCGCTGGCTCTGGGTTGTTAGGTAATTGGTAATGTGCGTGTGTTCATGGCATCCATTTCTTCTGCAGGTTTCAGTCATTTTAGGTCGTGtttagtgtggtggtggtgctgtggcTTTTTTTTATAGTTGTTCTATTTTTGCTCCTGGTCGCAGGTGGTTGGTCTTGTAACTCTGCGCTTTGGGGTCTTTCCTGAAGTCGCATCATTGTAagtctcttcttcttaatgaaaaacgtgctatggacgtcttaaaaaaaatatgtgcaTGCCACGCTGCAAACAGagagcgcgcgcggcggcggtgcttgctCGCTGCACGTCGCGAGGAGGTGAGGATGGCAGCGGCGAGCTTGAGGGACGATGAGGGTCGGCAATATCACGTGGGCACCGAGAGCTGATTGATGACGACACAACATGCAAAGCTGATGGGGAAAGTTAACCAATAACTGGTTGTTAGGGAAGCTCCTCACACCCGAATCCTCGAGGCTGCTACAACAGAGAGCACACATGCACCGATCTTGGAAACAGCTCCGACGAGGTTAGTGTTCGAGATTCCATTTTGGGGTTGGCTCAATTAGGTGTGAGGGTTCACTGGAATCTGGCGGCCTTAGAAGAAAGCGCTTTGGGTGGCAAgatggctggcggtggtggcggacaCGGGTCGGTAAGGGCAAGATGGCGGTGACGCAACCGGCTGGGGCGGTGGTATAGGTATCTGGTGGGTGGGCGAGAGCTAGGGCGGGGGTGGGAGGGGGTTTGATGGTGACGATGGCGGTGGCAAGATGCAGAGAAATGGAGCTAGGAGGAAGAGTAAATAAATGATATTACTGATATCTTGAGGAGGTCTTGTATATATTTTGAGGAGCCAGGGTTAACTACCTATCTGTCCAAAAACCATAATGCCTAATATGTAGTAATCCGGTATTTCAACTTGTGTAGATAGTTGTATATAATTTAAAAGAGTATAATGTGTAGTTTTAGCCCATATATAGAATTATTAAACTAGAACTTACCTCAAAAGCCCCTAGTAAAAGTATCAGGAGCAGCCATCATATGTAAATGCATACTTGTCAAGTCCTAATGATAGGAAAAACATTAAAGCTCACATTTTCCCTAAATAAAACAACGCATATATGTTCTCTAGAGAGGAACTCTAGATGAATATTGTCTAATCTTGGCAAGAGATGAAGGCAAGGGGACTTTTTTTTCATTGTACACACAACAATCATTGACGAAAAAAATTGGGAGCTGCTGGGCAACCTTAGGTTCTTGTGTTCCTTTATCTTCATATTACATAGCAATGTATATTCATAATTCATCTAGCCATCCCTACCACATTCATCCCTATTCATCTGTGTACATCCATCCACCCATTCACTCAACAATCCATAGTATAGAGAATTCATCTTGAGAATGATGTGGCATCGGTCGGAGGAGAAGGTGGTGCCCAGCTGAGAAGGGGCAGCCGGTCGGGGAGGCGTGATTGATCTTCCAggggaataaaataattttttgatgAAGATTGAAGATTTTAGTACTTACCtcagcagtttatctttctttcgCTTTCATGCTCGTTTAAACATGGGGgaggagtcatcgcattatctttGACTACTGCTAagtaaagtactatgttgtaAGAAGTTctgagaaaaaagaaataagaaaagaaaagaaaagagaataaAATGCTCCTCGGTTCTTTAAGCCTCATTAAAGTTCTCAGTGCTCTTAAtctctcaagattaaggattgatccataTTCATTTTTCAACCATGTGCAAATTGATTGCGAGAACTTCATTTGTGTCTCACGATCACCCTtttgccacttgcacatgtccacttatctaaatgtgtgtgtttcatccctatccctctccaacatttattttccatggtCTTTTTTACAAGTCTCAATAatcccaatagatctctctcttagtttgacaatatttcatatataatattttactaggattgtttttacctaccaagctctacataagccttccactttcatatatgagtagaataggttgaaaataatctagtataggcttgagtgacttgatgagatgagtattttcatgaactttTGCAAGAGATCCTCACTTGtgttggatttgcatctttttgaaaacTCTTCATGATGGAACAAGGTGAAGGTTTGAAGTTCTCTTaagttcaagagcattgtatttattttattgtgacatgttctttattgctaagtctatcttccatgatgaaaagtagccggtcacaacttgaactttaaatgctaaattcttgagagagcaatgtgtcttATTATTTATAACTTAGTGCAGGGATGACATTGAAGGGTAATGTTGATTTCTTGATTAAGCAAGTAACTTGGACTTACTCAAGGACGAGTAAGGTTTAAGCATAGGggattgttgatgctcattattgacacacttttagtgccatttaagtggtgttttcatacatattcttatactaacccgccgattggcacctgaaataacccgttttcccatatgcattgtattttggaggacattctattttcataggaaattggactatattggagcataattggacaaGATCCTGGATGAGCAACAACCTAGAGAAAAATGAAAACCAACGGGCCCAAAAagagcctaggccgatcggcctataaaggcccaggccgatcgggcTAGGATTCTCAGGGCCACGATCATGCTCATTCTTGGTGtgcactcctccaagaagagttatattaggggctaagtttcataagatatggcaagttcacttcgggatcaaagatgGAAGGAAGCAGGATTTTGGAAAGATATAAAGATCCAACCTTATCCCAGGGCTATCGATGAGCTAGGctcacatgcatacaaaaataaggttcCATAACATTAGAGGATACTTGGCGATGAAGGAGGGCGCGAGATGAtgaaaggaaggcccaggccgatcggcctggacccctctaggccgatcggtctggggctttccttgctcctctcaCCTTTCAATTTTTGCTACCtgctctccagactataaatacttcgaaaatccaccgagcctgcagatccatccaccagaagtcgacgaatagagggacacacaccagagggagctgagagCCACTGCAAGTCTTCAAGGTTGTCTATAAGATGgtttaggctagaccctagccaccatggccGTCCCTGCAcggcgaagccatggtggagtacTGGAGCCAATGCTTGTGATCATTAAAGCTTATGTACAcatgatggtgatatcaatctaatcttgtgctttgatctactatgatgcatgcttattctcatatctTTAGCttgcatatgttcttagtaggaatagatgtaatcgtggtgattagtctatgtcttgtggatacatcttagtagtgcgtaggaagttgGTGTGATTACCCTTGCGTGGTGATAGCATGTGGGAGGGAAAAGGCCGAACaattgcgtaatgttgagtagaatcgatggcgagtattgtgAGAGtcgtttgaggtaaagctttgggaaactGGAGGCGTTAACACTCACCTCGcagtggtgaccacaagaaagtaggccgcttgcgagccacctttctgagagatgactctttatcaaggtgctacatagattggttaccactttagttggaactacaacaagaagacaataggctcatgctacctttggttgtgttacctcGTATGTATGGATGTGATGTGTTTACCCTGTCTATAATACTTATCTCACGattgggtttacctttatatgcaattcatgcttcttgataggattagatccatTTAGCTAGATAGAAAACCCTAGTTAGTTCACTACCGATCCACGTATTGATAAatcttggatggaatactctaagggaaaaccTACAATGATCCgcgcgcttgcggttcacaacttggcgtgTTAACTACCGTCAACAGCCAGTCAGGGAGGGGTGGTGCCTTGTGGATTCGGTCGGGGAGGGGGGACAACAACATCGGAGGCTTTAGGGTTAGGACCGATAAAGGAAAT
Proteins encoded in this window:
- the LOC117855499 gene encoding late embryogenesis abundant protein 3; its protein translation is MRHAQPSRPGGGVNDGASRDESPAATETVTVGQALQAVALSPAGARPVDRADASAIQATEKSVTGLGRVVPGGVAAAAHRAAEANEREAAAADARDGGEVGKVVTLRDVLGDAASVMPAGSNRAATWVDAEKVAAATGSSAGRGGGGMGEVADALAAAAHINEGSTL